ACTCGCGGAACTTGTTCTCGATGTGACAAAACATCCGTTAGGATATTATGAAATCTGGGAGGAAGCAGTAAAAACCGGATTATCCAAGCGTGTCAATACCAAGGGAAAAACACCATGGGACTCTATTGGGGCTCAAGTCTATGTAGATATTCGGGATAATCCCAAATCCCCGTTTTATCAGGTTAGCAAACGACCCACGAAATTTTCTCTCAAGAAATATTCCAATATACCAATTACCGTTCAGGAAAAACCTGTTGAGAAGAAGACACGGGATTGCTATTCCGAACGGGATCTTCATCCACTTGTTACGCGGTTTGTGTATGCAAATCAGCATTTCAAAGCTCTCATCAAGACAATCTTCCATGAATCTTCATCAAATGAAAAAAGGGATTCAACGAATGGCTTCACCCGGATCTTGTTGGCGCCTATCTGCCTTTGATGATTATGATGAAGTCACCCTCCGACTTCAGAAATCGCTCTCGATGAGTTCAGTTAAAATATTTTCCTTTGAACTGAAGAAGGATCTCAATTTTTCAAATCTTCGGCAATATTATTTCCAAGCGGTCTCGAATTCGAGTTGGGCTCATGAAGGGTATCTTGTTGTTGGAAAACTTGCCGAAGATTCCGATCTCATCGATGAGCTGCGGCGTCTGAATAATGCATTTGGGATAGGCATAATAAAACTCAATTTTGAAAGCCTCGATGAGAGTGAGATACTGTTTCAATCAAAGGTCAGGGCGGAGTTGGACTGGAATACCGTTAACCGGCTTATTGAGGAGAACCCACATTTCAGACGGTTTATAGAAGACGTCGAAGAGGATTTGCAGTTGCGGAAGATCAAAGGAGCGTATGACAAGGTACTGAATGAAGAGGAGTTGGTGAAGTATATAGCGGAGAAAAAGATTGGGTGATGATTAATTATTTTGACCCGGTGAAGGGAAGAAAATCCTGCAGTTTTCCTTCGTCAATACTTCGGTGTATAAATTCACCGATCCTTTCCGTTAAACACAATTCTCTTGCATCAAAAGAAATCCCGTAAAACATACTTTTTCCGATTTCAAGAGATGCCCAATTATTATTCGGTTGATCTGGGGTATTGTTCAAGATTGGAATGAGAAGTGAGCCTCGATAATCAAGCTGGTCGTTGTTATAGAGTTCGCCTTTGATTATTCCCATGTTTGCATTGATTTTCTTATATTCGACAATCAGAAAAAGTTGGCTGAATCGATCATCCCCATCGATTGGCGGGTTCTCCTCTCGTAAGATGGCAATAATCTCTTTTTTGGAATGGTTTTGTGGGTGTGAGGGAAGGTTGTTAGATTTATCTGGAGTTTTTGTTTTGTTCATAATATACCATCATTGCGAGGGATTATTTATTTAATTCCTCAAGAACGTCGGTTTCCATATCGTAGAAATAAAATGAAAGATTTCCATCTAATAAGTGCCGATGTTTCTTTAGCCATTTTTCAGGGATTTCTCTTTCCCCTCCGAAGACGATGAATTTTTTCTCCCCAGGTGTTTTCTCAAGCAGCCAGACATATTCTGCAATAGTCGAGGTGATTCCAGAATTATTTTTTGTTCGAGTATAACGTTTTGCCTCTCCAACAATTTTACCGTCAGAAGATACCATATCAAATTTTTTAGGGACGTTCACCACTTGTTTTTCTTCAAAAGATGTTCCAAAAAAAACACTCATTCGTTTTCGGACAACAAATTCAAATGTTTTGGGAAGTCTTCGCGGAGCTGACTTTTCGTATAATTCATCATATAATTGTTTGAGATTTTCAGGATCTAGCTTTTCACTTGGGATTTGATCCATTTGGCATTCACCTCTTCCCATTCGGCA
Above is a window of uncultured Methanoregula sp. DNA encoding:
- a CDS encoding HTH domain-containing protein; amino-acid sequence: MEESLTFLKLAELVLDVTKHPLGYYEIWEEAVKTGLSKRVNTKGKTPWDSIGAQVYVDIRDNPKSPFYQVSKRPTKFSLKKYSNIPITVQEKPVEKKTRDCYSERDLHPLVTRFVYANQHFKALIKTIFHESSSNEKRDSTNGFTRILLAPICL